Within the Oncorhynchus mykiss isolate Arlee chromosome 4, USDA_OmykA_1.1, whole genome shotgun sequence genome, the region CAAAAAATACAAGTTTTCTATGTACCCATTAGGTAAATGTATACCTTCTATGAACTCTCTGTAAATCTCTGTAAATAGGCATGTGAGTAAATGATGTTTCAACTTTTAGTTTCAGGCCAAGGAGGGGTCCTGTAGTTCACCATCAGTCTCAGATGAACTGCCTGAGAAATCAAATTCCAACCAAACAAAATCCTACGGGGCAGTCACAACCTAGCCAACCACAAGTTCCAACCCGACTGAATCCTACGGGGCCGTCTCAACTTAGCCAACCACAAGTTCCAACCCGACTGAATCCTACGGGGCAGTCACAACCTAGCCAACCACAAGTTCCAACCCGACTGAATCCTACGGGGCAGTCACAACCTAGCCAACCACAAGTTCCAACCCGACTGAATCCTACGGGGCCGTCTCAACTTAGCCAACCACAAGTTCCAACCCGACTGAATCCTACGGGACCGTCTCAACTTAACCAACCACTAATTCCAACTAGACAGAATCTTACAGGGCAGCCTCCACCAAGCCAACCCCCGGgtcctagacaggattgtgttgtaAAGGATCTTAGCCAGCTCCTCTGTAAAGACAGAGATGTGGttcacccccttctccctccaaccccctctGATGCAACAGTTTTCCGACCACCTCTTCCTGATACAACAGTTCTCAGACCACCTCTTCCTGTCACTTCAAAGACTGCTAAAGGAGATTCAGAAGCTCCAGTGAAACGCACTGTTGGTAGTTCCAGCCAGGACTCTGTGAATAGACACCCTACACGTGAACTTGACCCGTCAGACAAGCCGAAACAAACCAAGCACAGAGAAGGCGAAGGTGGAAATCCGAGGCTGTCCCACTCAAATGAGCAGCGAAAATATAACTCCAAGTCAAGCAGATGCCCTCGTCTCTCAGATGTTGAAGTACGCAGGAGATCAGAGCGGGCTAAAAATCCAACCTCTGACATTTTGCATTGCACTGCTTCCTCTGACCGCACTTCCGAAGGATTGTCTAAAGATTGTGCAGCCTATCAATCAAAATGTTCTAGTCGGCATTATCAGGAGCTCAGGCGTGATAAGGGTGATGATAATAGGCATAGTAGAGGTACTAAAGACATTTCCTCTAACAGAAAGCATGCCTATTTGAACCAAGCCAGTATCACTGAACGATCCAGTGAATCTTTTAATCGCAAGGGAGGGACAAGTCCTCCAAGGGACCAtcgaaggaaagaggagagaagaagagaggatgaggtCAGAAAAGAAAATAATACATCAAAAAAATCTGGAGAAAGAAAAAGCACTtgtacagagagaagaagagcaaAGGAAAGTGACCGATGCAGTAGGGACGTCAGTAAGGACAAGACAATGGACGACAGTAAAGTCGGGAGGCAAAAGACAGGTGAGAAGTCTGAATTGCTTCCATCTGAGGCTAAAGTGGCTGCGAAAAGCTCTGTAGAGGAAACTGGTCCAAACAGAAAGTTAAGTTTCATGGAAACTCTGAATCTTACCCTATCACCAGTTAAAAAACCAAGACGGCTTGCTGAAACCAAGGAACAGGAGGGCACACCACCTGAGGAAGTTCCTGAAGACCAGTCAGCGGAAGACGGTGGACAGCCTGATCTAGACAAGTTACTCATCTTAGACGAAATCAACAGCAGTGTGGTAGAGACCGACGAGGTCTTCGAGGACCCAGTGGTACAGCCCTCTTCAGAAATCCCAATGCCTTCGGAACCTGGAAGTATTGACCTTAGACATACAGACAAAGAACCTTGTCAGGATGCTAACAAAGGTCTGGCTGAGGCCACAGTGGCCAAAAAGCCACCTAAGTGCCAGTTAGAAGTGGAAGACACTATTGTCCAAGATGTCTCTGAAGGTAGGCCTGAGCTGCCGGAGGCCACAGTGGATCAGAGGACTGAACCCACCACACCAGAACCTCTCAGGGAGGTTTGTGTTTCAGCTCCAGTCTGTGCCATTGTTTTGAGAACTCCACTGAAAAGCAGACCTGAAGAATGTGCCTCTGTGAATAAAGTGAGTGAGTCTGAGGattttactgctgctgctgtcactGCTATTACTGTGGCTGGGAATTGTGGAAACAATTCAAATACTGACACTGGCCTATCGTCTAACGGATTTACCCCTGACCATTCAATGGAAAATGTAGTTCTTATTACGGACAATTGGGTGTGTAAGCCAAACGGTAAAACTTCCAGTGCTTTGGTCTGTGAAAGTCCAGCTGTTGAAACTGTGACACAAGTTCCACCCGCTGCTGTCTGCGTGGGACATCCTGCTGTTGAAGGTGTTCCAGGAAAAGAACCATCGGAATCTCTGCAATTGCCACTGCCTGCCTCTGTTATTTCAACCTCTAGTTTAGACGTGACAGCAGAGGTGCAAGATATTTCCAAGCATGGTGTTTCCAGTACGATTAGCATGGAGGGAATTCCAGAGATCTGCATTACATCTGAGATCGTTGAAGATGCCACCGAGATACCTCtggagtgtgagaaagagaggactGTTGTGGAACAAGGTTCACCGTTGAGCGGTTTTGAAGTGTCTAAGGTGAGCAGCACAACGGAAGAGGTTGCACCATCAGCACAGCACAACAGTGGCTTGTCACAAACGCCAAAGAAGTCCCTTGATTCTGAGCCAAGTCACACAGAGAATGAGGACGTGACTGTTGAGCCCTCTAGCTCCATTCCATTGGCCCATGATGAGGACTCGATGATGCTTACACTGGGCAGCCTTAAAGGTATTCCAGATGCCATCAGCCCACTCACAAGCCCAGTCCGTCCAATGAGGGAAAGCCATCAGCCGCCATGTCACAGCAAACCTGCTTACGTCAAGAGTCTTCGCAAAGGTAAGCATCACTTAAATGACAATGAACCTCATATTCATTACAGCACCATACCAGAGTCTACATGTACATCTAAGGCGCGTTTCTATGATATGTTGTTAAAAAGATGGGAAAGGTCCTAAAAaaaatgcttctctgtgacatAACAGGGTAgggttattatttttttattttttttaatgaaaagttGATTTTTCAAAGTCTGCAATGAGTTTCTAGCCAGAGGGGAGAGTATTTTCTTGCTCCCCACATCACAGCGAATCTCAGGTTTAAAATGTTTCAATTTTTAATGATGTAATCAGGTAGAACTTTCTAAAGTTGTGTTCACATGTAGACAATGGTATTGTCCTGGAGATGATAAAATGACGTTGGAAAGTGTTGGAGTTGCTCCTTAAGATATGTCACCATGGGTATGGTTAAGATTTTTATAAATGTTATGAAAATGTTTCATTATTGTCAAAGTTAAGAAGATGCAGCAATAGCCTATGTTTGTCTGCCTAATTCCATGACACTGAATTTACTTTGTCAACATAGGCCTACAGGTTATGCCTTTTTACTTTGCTAAtgaaaccaaaaatattgtatttgacAGAGTTTACCAGTGCTGCTGGGGATCCCAATTCAAAGAAGTTGGATGTGAATATGGAGAACAAGAATCCTGGCCGCTCCATTGCAAGTGCTACACAACAAGATGTGGATCGGGCTTCTGTCTGTTCTTCCAGCCCTGAGGATGAATTGGAAGAGGGTGAAATTCTTAGTGAAGGGGAAGAAACGCCAATCACGCCAAGTTCTCCAGCCAAAACGGTTAGGCCCACAAGCACGGTTAAAAGTCAACAAATTCCCAAGTCATCCCCTAGACTTTCCAAGAAGTTGCCTGAAGAGAAAGGGAATTCTAAACTCTTAAGTAAAACCTTGATTTCACCAGTTGGAAGCCCCATGTCAAAAGCTCGCTATAAAACGGTTCAACCTCCGTTACCCAAAGCTGCCTTGTGTACCGTGGAGGAGGTTATGGCCATGTTTGTGAAGATCCGCTATGCGTGCAGGAAAAAGTACATGAAGCTTCGTTCAACCTTCTCTAAGGAACGCTTCTGCGGTGTTATGGACATGTCCCTTGACTCTTTTACAGACTTTGTTGATAGTGTCAGCTTTACTAAACTATGCAGCCAAGAAGATGACCTCAAAGTGAAACTGAAGAACAACATAATGTCTGTTTTGAGTAAGTTATCAAATAATGGCATTGTCAACCGCATCTTTGACCAGGAACCACTTAATATGAAGTCGAAACTGTGGGAATTTGTGAATGTGCAGTTAGACTTCTTATTCAAGGAAATTCAGACTGC harbors:
- the LOC110522103 gene encoding CASP8-associated protein 2 isoform X2, which codes for MEGDLMDEVYGDLSQDHHNTTAAFNEDSVDIYFGLESPKMNSNAERNYTLLSPQNLKYMDLYEEIITEEQQDRESSYNELRTRFNAAQSQVDELMRRLQQTETQNTTLNTENSRLKKNICALIKTAKMEVVRKDEEINRLSQSFRPRRGPVVHHQSQMNCLRNQIPTKQNPTGQSQPSQPQVPTRLNPTGPSQLSQPQVPTRLNPTGQSQPSQPQVPTRLNPTGQSQPSQPQVPTRLNPTGPSQLSQPQVPTRLNPTGPSQLNQPLIPTRQNLTGQPPPSQPPGPRQDCVVKDLSQLLCKDRDVVHPLLPPTPSDATVFRPPLPDTTVLRPPLPVTSKTAKGDSEAPVKRTVGSSSQDSVNRHPTRELDPSDKPKQTKHREGEGGNPRLSHSNEQRKYNSKSSRCPRLSDVEVRRRSERAKNPTSDILHCTASSDRTSEGLSKDCAAYQSKCSSRHYQELRRDKGDDNRHSRGTKDISSNRKHAYLNQASITERSSESFNRKGGTSPPRDHRRKEERRREDEVRKENNTSKKSGERKSTCTERRRAKESDRCSRDVSKDKTMDDSKVGRQKTGEKSELLPSEAKVAAKSSVEETGPNRKLSFMETLNLTLSPVKKPRRLAETKEQEGTPPEEVPEDQSAEDGGQPDLDKLLILDEINSSVVETDEVFEDPVVQPSSEIPMPSEPGSIDLRHTDKEPCQDANKGLAEATVAKKPPKCQLEVEDTIVQDVSEGRPELPEATVDQRTEPTTPEPLREVCVSAPVCAIVLRTPLKSRPEECASVNKVSESEDFTAAAVTAITVAGNCGNNSNTDTGLSSNGFTPDHSMENVVLITDNWVCKPNGKTSSALVCESPAVETVTQVPPAAVCVGHPAVEGVPGKEPSESLQLPLPASVISTSSLDVTAEVQDISKHGVSSTISMEGIPEICITSEIVEDATEIPLECEKERTVVEQGSPLSGFEVSKVSSTTEEVAPSAQHNSGLSQTPKKSLDSEPSHTENEDVTVEPSSSIPLAHDEDSMMLTLGSLKGIPDAISPLTSPVRPMRESHQPPCHSKPAYVKSLRKEFTSAAGDPNSKKLDVNMENKNPGRSIASATQQDVDRASVCSSSPEDELEEGEILSEGEETPITPSSPAKTVRPTSTVKSQQIPKSSPRLSKKLPEEKGNSKLLSKTLISPVGSPMSKARYKTVQPPLPKAALCTVEEVMAMFVKIRYACRKKYMKLRSTFSKERFCGVMDMSLDSFTDFVDSVSFTKLCSQEDDLKVKLKNNIMSVLSKLSNNGIVNRIFDQEPLNMKSKLWEFVNVQLDFLFKEIQTALRSVCKSSNGNQSAGAEKKDLSLSKQPVKSPKQPVKSPKQPVKSPKQPVKSPKQPVKSPKQPVKSPKQPVKSPKQPVKSPKQPVKSPKQPVKSPKQPVKSPKQPVKSPKQPVKSPKQPVKSPKQPVKSSVSTASKLKRPQGTVQKTNCVSRTSASKRPQEELTECVEPNIKRTRVQTLPPCKTGLGRGKNIKMSFEEDEESEPQTSDHPLMQPPMQPPLQHGLEILSSNSPSSAEKTVAYVRRLSQNGSLHDKSDFEILTEQQASNLTFNLVTDSQMGEIFKCLLQGSDLLETSVSAGDNQGWPLGTPRKGERFRGVTTPSKVGTTTKVGTPSKVIATWSSISPCKFSSPNSKVQIPLNPALLDESCMLEVPSSLPEDKMTSQSSVFSQSSYSILAEDLAVSLTIPSPLKSDNHLSFLHPASVEPMSAPDSVISAHFSEDALMDGEDATEQDIHLALDTDNSSGASSGGGRTREAPVNPLFHFKPHLPMQAVVMEKSNDHFIVRIRHANTSPDIKSNNSGVNFTNLGINCTNPGINFSNLGNNSTSLVVNPTCLGIKSTSQGVNSSSPGSVNSTYPGNNSTNPDTNSSYLCVNSTSPQVNCTNPGIYPISADINPRAVSSPQTPPGEEQHGKDQAHPTGKTPSKTHFSEASPPFYLSTSTETASALSSPCLTIIEDTPERDHSKGKTGKKRTRHHVEMKAKRPKKEVIPEKIKHKKKSSKRAKGKETRSSKSERSKGTTPPQSTPSPNSLSAKNIIIRKGAVVVTWTRDEDRDILLALKMKGASPDTFSSLSEKMNKTPAQIAERFSQLMKLFKKKKMMSQVQGSNLPFDE
- the LOC110522103 gene encoding CASP8-associated protein 2 isoform X1, with protein sequence MEGDLMDEVYGDLSQDHHNTTAAFNEDSVDIYFGLESPKMNSNAERNYTLLSPQNLKYMDLYEEIITEEQQDRESSYNELRTRFNAAQSQVDELMRRLQQTETQNTTLNTENSRLKKNICALIKTAKMEVVRKDEEINRLSQSFRPRRGPVVHHQSQMNCLRNQIPTKQNPTGQSQPSQPQVPTRLNPTGPSQLSQPQVPTRLNPTGQSQPSQPQVPTRLNPTGQSQPSQPQVPTRLNPTGPSQLSQPQVPTRLNPTGPSQLNQPLIPTRQNLTGQPPPSQPPGPRQDCVVKDLSQLLCKDRDVVHPLLPPTPSDATVFRPPLPDTTVLRPPLPVTSKTAKGDSEAPVKRTVGSSSQDSVNRHPTRELDPSDKPKQTKHREGEGGNPRLSHSNEQRKYNSKSSRCPRLSDVEVRRRSERAKNPTSDILHCTASSDRTSEGLSKDCAAYQSKCSSRHYQELRRDKGDDNRHSRGTKDISSNRKHAYLNQASITERSSESFNRKGGTSPPRDHRRKEERRREDEVRKENNTSKKSGERKSTCTERRRAKESDRCSRDVSKDKTMDDSKVGRQKTGEKSELLPSEAKVAAKSSVEETGPNRKLSFMETLNLTLSPVKKPRRLAETKEQEGTPPEEVPEDQSAEDGGQPDLDKLLILDEINSSVVETDEVFEDPVVQPSSEIPMPSEPGSIDLRHTDKEPCQDANKGLAEATVAKKPPKCQLEVEDTIVQDVSEGRPELPEATVDQRTEPTTPEPLREVCVSAPVCAIVLRTPLKSRPEECASVNKVSESEDFTAAAVTAITVAGNCGNNSNTDTGLSSNGFTPDHSMENVVLITDNWVCKPNGKTSSALVCESPAVETVTQVPPAAVCVGHPAVEGVPGKEPSESLQLPLPASVISTSSLDVTAEVQDISKHGVSSTISMEGIPEICITSEIVEDATEIPLECEKERTVVEQGSPLSGFEVSKVSSTTEEVAPSAQHNSGLSQTPKKSLDSEPSHTENEDVTVEPSSSIPLAHDEDSMMLTLGSLKGIPDAISPLTSPVRPMRESHQPPCHSKPAYVKSLRKEFTSAAGDPNSKKLDVNMENKNPGRSIASATQQDVDRASVCSSSPEDELEEGEILSEGEETPITPSSPAKTVRPTSTVKSQQIPKSSPRLSKKLPEEKGNSKLLSKTLISPVGSPMSKARYKTVQPPLPKAALCTVEEVMAMFVKIRYACRKKYMKLRSTFSKERFCGVMDMSLDSFTDFVDSVSFTKLCSQEDDLKVKLKNNIMSVLSKLSNNGIVNRIFDQEPLNMKSKLWEFVNVQLDFLFKEIQTALRSVCKSSNGNQSAGAEKKDLSLSKQPVKSPKQPVKSPMQPVKSPMQPVKSPKQPVKSPKQPVKSPKQPVKSPKQPVKSPKQPVKSPKQPVKSPKQPVKSPKQPVKSPKQPVKSPKQPVKSPKQPVKSPKQPVKSPKQPVKSSVSTASKLKRPQGTVQKTNCVSRTSASKRPQEELTECVEPNIKRTRVQTLPPCKTGLGRGKNIKMSFEEDEESEPQTSDHPLMQPPMQPPLQHGLEILSSNSPSSAEKTVAYVRRLSQNGSLHDKSDFEILTEQQASNLTFNLVTDSQMGEIFKCLLQGSDLLETSVSAGDNQGWPLGTPRKGERFRGVTTPSKVGTTTKVGTPSKVIATWSSISPCKFSSPNSKVQIPLNPALLDESCMLEVPSSLPEDKMTSQSSVFSQSSYSILAEDLAVSLTIPSPLKSDNHLSFLHPASVEPMSAPDSVISAHFSEDALMDGEDATEQDIHLALDTDNSSGASSGGGRTREAPVNPLFHFKPHLPMQAVVMEKSNDHFIVRIRHANTSPDIKSNNSGVNFTNLGINCTNPGINFSNLGNNSTSLVVNPTCLGIKSTSQGVNSSSPGSVNSTYPGNNSTNPDTNSSYLCVNSTSPQVNCTNPGIYPISADINPRAVSSPQTPPGEEQHGKDQAHPTGKTPSKTHFSEASPPFYLSTSTETASALSSPCLTIIEDTPERDHSKGKTGKKRTRHHVEMKAKRPKKEVIPEKIKHKKKSSKRAKGKETRSSKSERSKGTTPPQSTPSPNSLSAKNIIIRKGAVVVTWTRDEDRDILLALKMKGASPDTFSSLSEKMNKTPAQIAERFSQLMKLFKKKKMMSQVQGSNLPFDE
- the LOC110522103 gene encoding CASP8-associated protein 2 isoform X3 — translated: MEGDLMDEVYGDLSQDHHNTTAAFNEDSVDIYFGLESPKMNSNAERNYTLLSPQNLKYMDLYEEIITEEQQDRESSYNELRTRFNAAQSQVDELMRRLQQTETQNTTLNTENSRLKKNICALIKTAKMEVVRKDEEINRLSQSFRPRRGPVVHHQSQMNCLRNQIPTKQNPTGQSQPSQPQVPTRLNPTGPSQLSQPQVPTRLNPTGQSQPSQPQVPTRLNPTGQSQPSQPQVPTRLNPTGPSQLSQPQVPTRLNPTGPSQLNQPLIPTRQNLTGQPPPSQPPGPRQDCVVKDLSQLLCKDRDVVHPLLPPTPSDATVFRPPLPDTTVLRPPLPVTSKTAKGDSEAPVKRTVGSSSQDSVNRHPTRELDPSDKPKQTKHREGEGGNPRLSHSNEQRKYNSKSSRCPRLSDVEVRRRSERAKNPTSDILHCTASSDRTSEGLSKDCAAYQSKCSSRHYQELRRDKGDDNRHSRGTKDISSNRKHAYLNQASITERSSESFNRKGGTSPPRDHRRKEERRREDEVRKENNTSKKSGERKSTCTERRRAKESDRCSRDVSKDKTMDDSKVGRQKTGEKSELLPSEAKVAAKSSVEETGPNRKLSFMETLNLTLSPVKKPRRLAETKEQEGTPPEEVPEDQSAEDGGQPDLDKLLILDEINSSVVETDEVFEDPVVQPSSEIPMPSEPGSIDLRHTDKEPCQDANKGLAEATVAKKPPKCQLEVEDTIVQDVSEGRPELPEATVDQRTEPTTPEPLREVCVSAPVCAIVLRTPLKSRPEECASVNKVSESEDFTAAAVTAITVAGNCGNNSNTDTGLSSNGFTPDHSMENVVLITDNWVCKPNGKTSSALVCESPAVETVTQVPPAAVCVGHPAVEGVPGKEPSESLQLPLPASVISTSSLDVTAEVQDISKHGVSSTISMEGIPEICITSEIVEDATEIPLECEKERTVVEQGSPLSGFEVSKVSSTTEEVAPSAQHNSGLSQTPKKSLDSEPSHTENEDVTVEPSSSIPLAHDEDSMMLTLGSLKGIPDAISPLTSPVRPMRESHQPPCHSKPAYVKSLRKEFTSAAGDPNSKKLDVNMENKNPGRSIASATQQDVDRASVCSSSPEDELEEGEILSEGEETPITPSSPAKTVRPTSTVKSQQIPKSSPRLSKKLPEEKGNSKLLSKTLISPVGSPMSKARYKTVQPPLPKAALCTVEEVMAMFVKIRYACRKKYMKLRSTFSKERFCGVMDMSLDSFTDFVDSVSFTKLCSQEDDLKVKLKNNIMSVLSKLSNNGIVNRIFDQEPLNMKSKLWEFVNVQLDFLFKEIQTALRSVCKSSNGNQSAGAEKKDLSLSKQPVKSPKQPVKSPKQPVKSPKQPVKSPKQPVKSPKQPVKSPKQPVKSPKQPVKSPKQPVKSPKQPVKSPKQPVKSPKQPVKSPKQPVKSPKQPVKSSVSTASKLKRPQGTVQKTNCVSRTSASKRPQEELTECVEPNIKRTRVQTLPPCKTGLGRGKNIKMSFEEDEESEPQTSDHPLMQPPMQPPLQHGLEILSSNSPSSAEKTVAYVRRLSQNGSLHDKSDFEILTEQQASNLTFNLVTDSQMGEIFKCLLQGSDLLETSVSAGDNQGWPLGTPRKGERFRGVTTPSKVGTTTKVGTPSKVIATWSSISPCKFSSPNSKVQIPLNPALLDESCMLEVPSSLPEDKMTSQSSVFSQSSYSILAEDLAVSLTIPSPLKSDNHLSFLHPASVEPMSAPDSVISAHFSEDALMDGEDATEQDIHLALDTDNSSGASSGGGRTREAPVNPLFHFKPHLPMQAVVMEKSNDHFIVRIRHANTSPDIKSNNSGVNFTNLGINCTNPGINFSNLGNNSTSLVVNPTCLGIKSTSQGVNSSSPGSVNSTYPGNNSTNPDTNSSYLCVNSTSPQVNCTNPGIYPISADINPRAVSSPQTPPGEEQHGKDQAHPTGKTPSKTHFSEASPPFYLSTSTETASALSSPCLTIIEDTPERDHSKGKTGKKRTRHHVEMKAKRPKKEVIPEKIKHKKKSSKRAKGKETRSSKSERSKGTTPPQSTPSPNSLSAKNIIIRKGAVVVTWTRDEDRDILLALKMKGASPDTFSSLSEKMNKTPAQIAERFSQLMKLFKKKKMMSQVQGSNLPFDE
- the LOC110522103 gene encoding CASP8-associated protein 2 isoform X4 codes for the protein MEGDLMDEVYGDLSQDHHNTTAAFNEDSVDIYFGLESPKMNSNAERNYTLLSPQNLKYMDLYEEIITEEQQDRESSYNELRTRFNAAQSQVDELMRRLQQTETQNTTLNTENSRLKKNICALIKTAKMEVVRKDEEINRLSQSFRPRRGPVVHHQSQMNCLRNQIPTKQNPTGQSQPSQPQVPTRLNPTGQSQPSQPQVPTRLNPTGPSQLSQPQVPTRLNPTGPSQLNQPLIPTRQNLTGQPPPSQPPGPRQDCVVKDLSQLLCKDRDVVHPLLPPTPSDATVFRPPLPDTTVLRPPLPVTSKTAKGDSEAPVKRTVGSSSQDSVNRHPTRELDPSDKPKQTKHREGEGGNPRLSHSNEQRKYNSKSSRCPRLSDVEVRRRSERAKNPTSDILHCTASSDRTSEGLSKDCAAYQSKCSSRHYQELRRDKGDDNRHSRGTKDISSNRKHAYLNQASITERSSESFNRKGGTSPPRDHRRKEERRREDEVRKENNTSKKSGERKSTCTERRRAKESDRCSRDVSKDKTMDDSKVGRQKTGEKSELLPSEAKVAAKSSVEETGPNRKLSFMETLNLTLSPVKKPRRLAETKEQEGTPPEEVPEDQSAEDGGQPDLDKLLILDEINSSVVETDEVFEDPVVQPSSEIPMPSEPGSIDLRHTDKEPCQDANKGLAEATVAKKPPKCQLEVEDTIVQDVSEGRPELPEATVDQRTEPTTPEPLREVCVSAPVCAIVLRTPLKSRPEECASVNKVSESEDFTAAAVTAITVAGNCGNNSNTDTGLSSNGFTPDHSMENVVLITDNWVCKPNGKTSSALVCESPAVETVTQVPPAAVCVGHPAVEGVPGKEPSESLQLPLPASVISTSSLDVTAEVQDISKHGVSSTISMEGIPEICITSEIVEDATEIPLECEKERTVVEQGSPLSGFEVSKVSSTTEEVAPSAQHNSGLSQTPKKSLDSEPSHTENEDVTVEPSSSIPLAHDEDSMMLTLGSLKGIPDAISPLTSPVRPMRESHQPPCHSKPAYVKSLRKEFTSAAGDPNSKKLDVNMENKNPGRSIASATQQDVDRASVCSSSPEDELEEGEILSEGEETPITPSSPAKTVRPTSTVKSQQIPKSSPRLSKKLPEEKGNSKLLSKTLISPVGSPMSKARYKTVQPPLPKAALCTVEEVMAMFVKIRYACRKKYMKLRSTFSKERFCGVMDMSLDSFTDFVDSVSFTKLCSQEDDLKVKLKNNIMSVLSKLSNNGIVNRIFDQEPLNMKSKLWEFVNVQLDFLFKEIQTALRSVCKSSNGNQSAGAEKKDLSLSKQPVKSPKQPVKSPMQPVKSPMQPVKSPKQPVKSPKQPVKSPKQPVKSPKQPVKSPKQPVKSPKQPVKSPKQPVKSPKQPVKSPKQPVKSPKQPVKSPKQPVKSPKQPVKSPKQPVKSSVSTASKLKRPQGTVQKTNCVSRTSASKRPQEELTECVEPNIKRTRVQTLPPCKTGLGRGKNIKMSFEEDEESEPQTSDHPLMQPPMQPPLQHGLEILSSNSPSSAEKTVAYVRRLSQNGSLHDKSDFEILTEQQASNLTFNLVTDSQMGEIFKCLLQGSDLLETSVSAGDNQGWPLGTPRKGERFRGVTTPSKVGTTTKVGTPSKVIATWSSISPCKFSSPNSKVQIPLNPALLDESCMLEVPSSLPEDKMTSQSSVFSQSSYSILAEDLAVSLTIPSPLKSDNHLSFLHPASVEPMSAPDSVISAHFSEDALMDGEDATEQDIHLALDTDNSSGASSGGGRTREAPVNPLFHFKPHLPMQAVVMEKSNDHFIVRIRHANTSPDIKSNNSGVNFTNLGINCTNPGINFSNLGNNSTSLVVNPTCLGIKSTSQGVNSSSPGSVNSTYPGNNSTNPDTNSSYLCVNSTSPQVNCTNPGIYPISADINPRAVSSPQTPPGEEQHGKDQAHPTGKTPSKTHFSEASPPFYLSTSTETASALSSPCLTIIEDTPERDHSKGKTGKKRTRHHVEMKAKRPKKEVIPEKIKHKKKSSKRAKGKETRSSKSERSKGTTPPQSTPSPNSLSAKNIIIRKGAVVVTWTRDEDRDILLALKMKGASPDTFSSLSEKMNKTPAQIAERFSQLMKLFKKKKMMSQVQGSNLPFDE